In the genome of Corallococcus soli, the window GCGCGCGCCACCAGGTCCTGCGCCCGGGGCAGCCCCTGCATCTTGCCGAACGGCGGCGCCTTCTCCCGCGAGGGCACCGGCGACGGCGGCACCATGCCGGGCTCGAATGAGACGTCCTCCTTCGCGGCCAGCGCCTCCGCCAGCGCGCGGGCATCCACGGGGCGCGTGTCCACGCCCGGTCCATCCGCGGCGGGCACGTCAGCACCCGCCGTCGTTGAAGCGGCGGCTTGAGCGCCCGCGTCCGGACCACCGGCCCCCTGCGCGAGGTGCGCGCCGGCGATACCCGCATCCGGGCCACCGGCCCCCTGCGCGAGAGGAGCCCCCGGAGCAGCGGCGTCCGGAGTCCCCATTGCCACGGCGGCATTCGCACCGGGGGCACCCGTGACCGGGGCCTGCTCCACCTGGGGGCCGGCCTTCCCCGATGCCTGGGCCGCCGCAGCGCCAGCGTCCGGAGCCAGCCCGGCCGTCGTCGCGGTCCCGGGGGCGCGTTGCGCGGCCTCCACCCGCTCCACCAGGGCACGGGCGCCGGCAGGGCCCGCATCCGCTCCCAGCGCGTTCACCGCCGCGGCCAGCGCCTGGGCATCCGAAGGGGTGAGGGCCGCGGACGGCGCGCCCCCCGCGTCCGGGGCCGAGGCGCCCAGCAGCATCGTGAGGGGGAACAGCGGCAGGGCGGCGAGGAAGCGGCGAATCGTCATGCGTCGGGGCTCTCCTTGGGGGGCAGGGAGCAGGCCGGCGAATCGTAGCCGCTGAGGGCGCGCTGTCCACGGCTTGCTCCCTCGACTGCTGCCTTCGTCCAGGAGAAACCTGGGAAGGTGACCGGAGGTCCAGTAGGGTCCTGTGCACCTTGGACGGACCTAAAGAGATGGTGGTGATCTGGGCCGCGGAGCTGCGGCGGGCGGTGCGCAGCGGGCGCGCGCTCGTGCTGCTCGGGCTCTACAGCATGTTCTCCGCGCTGGTGCTGCTCGTCGTGGGCTTCGTCACCCGCGAGCTGCAGACCCAGGTGAACGACAAGCTGATGGCCGCCGGCGCGGACGCGGAGGCCACCGCGCGCGCCGCGGACGAGATGCACCAGGGCGTCCTGGGCTTCCTCACCAGCAACGACACCGCGATGATGCAGGCCCTGTCGCAGGTGCCCATCGTCGTCCTGGTGGTCTTCAAGATCACCCTCTTCTTCCTGCCGGCCTACATCGCCCTGATGGGCTTCGACCAGGTGAGCGGCGAGGTGGGCCCGCGCTCCATCCGCTACCTCACGGTGCGCGCGCGCCGCTCGTCGGTGCTGATGGGCAAGTTCCTGTCGCAGGCCACGCTGCTGCTGGGGCTGGTGCTGGTCATCGACCTGGCCATCTTCGTCTACGCGCGCATCCTCAACCCCGACTTCGCCATGGGGCTGTTGGTGGTGAACCTGCTGAAGTTCTGGGGCGCGACGATCGTCTTCTCGCTGGCGTACGTGGCCCTCACCACCCTGTGCTCCAGCCTGTTCCGCAGCCCGGCGGTGAGCCTCGTCTTCAACTTCATCCTGCTGTTCGTCTTCTGGCTGATGGACTCCGTGGGACGCGCGGTGGCGGACACCAGCCTGCTGCGCTTCGTGCGCTACCTGTCCCCGTCCTACTACTCGGGCAACCTGCTGCACCCGCAGCTGGCCGAGTTCGCCGGCAGCGGCGCGGCCTACGCCGCCTTCGCGGCCATCTTCCTGGGGGGCGCCTACGGCGTCCTGCGCGCGAGGGACCTGTGAGCGAGCTGGCCATTGAACTGACCCGCGTCTCCAAGCACTTCGGCCCCAAGGTCGCCGTCAACGCGGTGAGCCTCCAGGTGCGCCAGGGCGACGTCTTCGGCCTGATTGGCCCCAACGGCGCCGGCAAGACGACGACCTTCTCCATGATGTGCGGCTACCTCTACCCGTCCGAGGGCTCGCTCCAGGTGATGGGCGTGTCGCCCACCACGCCCGGCGCCCTCAAGGGCCGCGTGGGCGCGCTGCCCCAGGACGCGGTGCTGCCGCCGGGCTGGGAGGTGGGCGCGCTGCTCATGTACTGGGCCCGCCTGTCCGGCCTGCCCCAGCCGGAGCACGAAGCGCGCGGCGCCCTGGAGAAGGTGGGCCTGATGGAGGCCTGGCAGGTACAGACCCAGGCGCTCAGCCACGGCATGGCCAAGCGGGCCGCCATGGCCCAGGCCCTCATGGGCCGCCCGCCCCTGGTGCTCCTGGACGAGCCCACCGCCGGGCTGGATCCGCGCATCGCCGCCCAGGTGCGTCAGGTCATCAAGGACATGAAGGGCACGCAGACCGTCGTCGTCTCCAGCCACAACCTCCAGGAGCTGGAGGAGCTGTGCGACGCGGCCGCCATCCTCGACAAGGGGTCGCTCGCGCAGGCGGGCACCATGTCGGAGCTCACCGGCCAGGGCGCCGAGTTCCGCGTCCAGATCGCCCGGGGCGACGTCATCCTCCCGGAGATCACCTCCCTGCCCGGCGTCATCGGCGCGCGGATGGAGGGCGCCGACGTGCTGTGCGTGCGCTTCGACGGCCAGGCCCACAAGGCCGAGGAGGTCATCAGCCGCACCGTGGGCCACCTCATCCAGCACCAGACGCTGATCCTCGGCGTCAGCCGGGGCCGCCGCCTGGAAGACCGCGTCCTCCAGCTCTTGTAGGACCGCGCCCCACGGGCGCTCACCCCGCCTTGCGCACCCAGCCCACATAGTGGGCGCCCCGGCGCTCCAGGCGCACGAGCTCGTTGCCGGTGGCCTCGCACCATGCGGGCAGGTCCGCCTCCAGGCCCCGGTCGGTGGACACCAGCTCCACCAGCGTCCCGGGGGGGAGGCGCCGCATCGCCTTGGCGATCTCCAGGATGGGCACCGGGCAGAAGGCCCCGGAGGTATCCACGCGCACACCGGCTTCCATGGGCTCGCATCCTGACATGGACACCAAACGCACGCGGACATGCCGTGAGAGGGAATTTTGCTGCACCCCGCGTCGTTGTCCGCCCCTTCGGGACCCTCCAGACGTGGCGGATGCAGGCGGTCTTCGCGGCTTGCGTGTCTGGAATTCCCTCTGTTAAGTACCCCGCCCTTTCCCTACCCAGATACCCGCTTGGGCCCTCGGAGTCGGACCTATGGCGCAGGAGCATTCCCAACCCATGAAGCCCAATGTCATCGTGGCCCTGTTGGTGGGCCTGGTGCTCGGGTTCGTTGGCGGCCGTGCCGCCAGCGGCTCGAAGCCCGCCACCCCCGGCAATTCGCCCACCGTCGCGCAGGCGGCCAAGCCCGGCGCCCGGCAGGTGGACCCCACCGTCTTCAAGGTGCCCATCGACGGCGCACCGGTGAAGGGCAGCGTCAACGCGCTCGTCACCATCGTGGAGTTCTCCGACTACGAGTGCCCGTTCTGCAGCCGCGCGCACAACACCGTCGTGCAGCTCCAGAAGGACTACGGCAGCAAGCTGCGCGTGGTGATGCGCCAGAACCCGCTGTCCTTCCACGCGCGCGCCAAGCCCGCGGCCCTCGCGGCGCTCGCGGCCGGTGAGCAGGGCAAGTACTGGGAGATGCACGACAAGCTCTTCGCCAACCAGAAGAAGCTGGATGAGGAGAGCCTGGAGAAGTACGCCCGGGACATCGGCCTGGACGTCGCCAAGTGGAAGGAGGACATGACCGCCTCCCGTCTGTCCGACGTCATCGCCAAGGAGCAGGCGCTGGCCTCGCAGCTGGGCGCCAACGGCACCCCGGCCTTCTTCGTCAACGGCCGCTTCCTGTCGGGCGCGCAGCCCATCGAGAACTTCAAGAGCCTCATCGACGAGGAGCTCGCCAAGGCCGAAGCCCTGGTGAAGAGCGGCGTCGCCCCCGGTCAGGTCTACGCGAACACCATCGCGAAGGGCGTCGAGCGCGCCCCGGCGCGTCCCGCCCAGGGCGCCGCGGAGCCCGCCGCCGCCGCGAAGAAGATCGAGATCCCCGCGGACGCGCCCTCCTTCGGCCCGGCCACCGCGAAGGTCACCATCGTGGAGTGGTCCGACTTCGAGTGCCCGTTCTGCAGCCGCGTGGTGCCCACGCTCAACCGCATCAAGGAGACCTACGGCAAGGACGTGCGCGTGGTGTTCCGCCAGCAGCCCCTGCCCATGCACGCGAACGCGAAGATCGCCGCCCAGGCGTCGCTCGCGGCGCACGAGCAGGGCAAGTTCTGGGAGATGCACGACAAGATGTTCGCCAACCAGCGCGCGCTGGACCGCGCCTCCCTGGACAAGTACGCCCAGGAGCTGAAGCTGGACATGGCGAAGTTCAAGGCGGCGCTGGACAGCGGCAAGTACAGCGCGAAGGTGACGGCGGACTCTGAGGCGGGCAGCGCGGTGGGCGCCAACGGCACCCCGGCCTTCTTCGTCAACGGCCGCTTCCTGTCGGGCGCGCAGCCCTTCGAGGCCTTCAAGACCCTCATCGACGAGGAGATCGCCAAGGCCGACAAGGCGCTCGCCGCCGGCACCAAGGCGGAGGACCTCTACGCCAAGCTGAACCAGGACAACGTGAACGCCGTCCCGGCCGCCCCCGCGGCGCCCGCCGAGCCGGCCGTGCAGAAGGTGGACGTGGGCAACGCCCCGGTGCGCGGTCCCGCCAAGGCGCCCGTGACCATCGTCGCGTGGTCCGACTTCGAGTGCCCGTTCTGCAGCCGCGCGGTGCCCACGCTCGACCAGGTGGAGAAGGCCTACGAGGGCAAGGTGCGGATCGCCTTCAAGCACCAGCCGCTGTCCTTCCACCAGCACGCGAAGGGCGCCGCCCAGGCCTCCATGGCCGCCCACGAGCAGGGCAAGTTCTGGCAGATGCACGACAAGCTCTTCGCCAACCAGCGCGCGTTGGACCGCGCGTCCCTGGAGAAGTACGCGCAGGAGCTGAAGCTGGACATGGCGAAGTTCAAGTCCGCCATGGACAGCGGCAAGTTCGACGCGCAGATCGAAGCGGACATGGCCGCCGGTTCCGCCGTGGGCGCGAACGGCACGCCCACCTTCTTCATCAACGGCCGCACCCTCGTGGGCGCCCAGCCCTTCGACGCCTTCAAGAAGGTCATCGACGAGGAGCTGAAGAAGGCCGGCGTGGCCGTCGCGGCGGACGCGAAGTAGTCCGCCTCCGCCCCACCGCCGTCTGAAGCACAGAAGGCCGTCGGCTCCCACACTGGGAACCGGCGGCCTTCGTGTTTCCAGGGCCCTCTCAAGGGCCCCGGACAGCCAGCGCCTCAGGAGACGGCGATGGCGTCGATCTCCACCTTGGCGCCGCGCGGCAGCGCGGACACCTGCACGGTGGCGCGGGCCGGTGGCGCGCCGGTGAAGGCGCGGCCGTACACCTCGTTCACCTTGGCGAAGTCGCCCAGGTCGGTGAGGAAGATGGTGCAGCGCACGACGTGGGAGAAGTCCAGGCCGCTGGCGGCGAGCACCGCCTTGAGGTTCTCCATCACGCGCTCCGCCTGCGCGACGACGTCCCCGGGGACCATCTCCATCGTCTTGGGGTCCAGGGGAATCTGCCCGGACAGGAACGTCAGCTTCCCGGCGTCCACCTGCACGGCCTGGGAGTAAGGGCCAATGGCCTTGGGGGCGTCGTCGGAGTGGATTGCCTTGCGCGCCATGCAGCACACCTCGGGTGAGGCGGCCCCGAAAGGACTGGGGGGCCGCGGGTCCGCCGCGCGCTGTAGCACATCCGGGCCGGGGTTAGATTCGCTCGACGGAGTAGACGCCCGTCAACCGCTCGATGGAGCGCATCAGGTCCGTGAGCTGCTTGAGGTCGGAGATGGTGACCTCGAAGGTGTTCACCGCCCGGTCATCGCCGGTGGCCCGGCAGTTCGCCTGGGAGATGTTGACGCTCTTCTTGGAGAACGTGTGGGTGATGTCCGCCAGCAGGCCGGGGCGGTCCGCCGTCAGCACGCGCAGCGTGACGGGCCGCTTGAAGTCGCCCTTCACGTCCCAGGACACGTCCACGCGCCGCTCGGGGTCGGTGGCCAGGGCCTTCTCGCATCC includes:
- a CDS encoding ABC transporter permease, whose protein sequence is MVVIWAAELRRAVRSGRALVLLGLYSMFSALVLLVVGFVTRELQTQVNDKLMAAGADAEATARAADEMHQGVLGFLTSNDTAMMQALSQVPIVVLVVFKITLFFLPAYIALMGFDQVSGEVGPRSIRYLTVRARRSSVLMGKFLSQATLLLGLVLVIDLAIFVYARILNPDFAMGLLVVNLLKFWGATIVFSLAYVALTTLCSSLFRSPAVSLVFNFILLFVFWLMDSVGRAVADTSLLRFVRYLSPSYYSGNLLHPQLAEFAGSGAAYAAFAAIFLGGAYGVLRARDL
- a CDS encoding ABC transporter ATP-binding protein: MSELAIELTRVSKHFGPKVAVNAVSLQVRQGDVFGLIGPNGAGKTTTFSMMCGYLYPSEGSLQVMGVSPTTPGALKGRVGALPQDAVLPPGWEVGALLMYWARLSGLPQPEHEARGALEKVGLMEAWQVQTQALSHGMAKRAAMAQALMGRPPLVLLDEPTAGLDPRIAAQVRQVIKDMKGTQTVVVSSHNLQELEELCDAAAILDKGSLAQAGTMSELTGQGAEFRVQIARGDVILPEITSLPGVIGARMEGADVLCVRFDGQAHKAEEVISRTVGHLIQHQTLILGVSRGRRLEDRVLQLL
- a CDS encoding RidA family protein, yielding MARKAIHSDDAPKAIGPYSQAVQVDAGKLTFLSGQIPLDPKTMEMVPGDVVAQAERVMENLKAVLAASGLDFSHVVRCTIFLTDLGDFAKVNEVYGRAFTGAPPARATVQVSALPRGAKVEIDAIAVS
- a CDS encoding sulfurtransferase TusA family protein, whose protein sequence is MEAGVRVDTSGAFCPVPILEIAKAMRRLPPGTLVELVSTDRGLEADLPAWCEATGNELVRLERRGAHYVGWVRKAG
- a CDS encoding DsbA family protein — encoded protein: MKPNVIVALLVGLVLGFVGGRAASGSKPATPGNSPTVAQAAKPGARQVDPTVFKVPIDGAPVKGSVNALVTIVEFSDYECPFCSRAHNTVVQLQKDYGSKLRVVMRQNPLSFHARAKPAALAALAAGEQGKYWEMHDKLFANQKKLDEESLEKYARDIGLDVAKWKEDMTASRLSDVIAKEQALASQLGANGTPAFFVNGRFLSGAQPIENFKSLIDEELAKAEALVKSGVAPGQVYANTIAKGVERAPARPAQGAAEPAAAAKKIEIPADAPSFGPATAKVTIVEWSDFECPFCSRVVPTLNRIKETYGKDVRVVFRQQPLPMHANAKIAAQASLAAHEQGKFWEMHDKMFANQRALDRASLDKYAQELKLDMAKFKAALDSGKYSAKVTADSEAGSAVGANGTPAFFVNGRFLSGAQPFEAFKTLIDEEIAKADKALAAGTKAEDLYAKLNQDNVNAVPAAPAAPAEPAVQKVDVGNAPVRGPAKAPVTIVAWSDFECPFCSRAVPTLDQVEKAYEGKVRIAFKHQPLSFHQHAKGAAQASMAAHEQGKFWQMHDKLFANQRALDRASLEKYAQELKLDMAKFKSAMDSGKFDAQIEADMAAGSAVGANGTPTFFINGRTLVGAQPFDAFKKVIDEELKKAGVAVAADAK